A genomic window from Chloroflexota bacterium includes:
- a CDS encoding IS1595 family transposase, whose translation MGKNLTLQQAFRLFGTEESAEQFFINRRWPNGIACYKCGSLNVAKVASRKPQPFRCREQGCRHHFSVKSGTLMHNSRLPLTAWAWAIYLLTTDPKGVSSTNLTKYLGVHQQTAWYLAHRIRKAMVPKREKFAGPVEVDETYVGGSDYNRHFDQRLGKYAGKVAVIGILDRPTKQVRAHVIENADRRTMHNYVVKRTERSAVVYSDEHQGYAKLPREHHTVTHSWGVYARGRVSTNGIEAFWSILKRSYKGTYHTLSRKHLNRYLAEFSSRHNDRALDAVDRIGKIIKAMEGKRLRYQDLVGAK comes from the coding sequence ATGGGTAAGAACTTGACCCTACAGCAGGCGTTTAGGCTATTCGGTACTGAGGAATCGGCTGAGCAGTTCTTCATAAACAGGCGTTGGCCTAATGGCATAGCGTGTTACAAGTGCGGCTCGCTGAACGTGGCTAAGGTCGCTAGTCGTAAGCCCCAACCGTTCCGTTGCCGCGAGCAAGGGTGCCGCCACCACTTCTCAGTCAAGAGCGGCACGCTGATGCACAATTCGAGACTGCCGTTGACCGCTTGGGCGTGGGCAATCTACTTGCTCACTACCGACCCTAAAGGTGTGTCTAGTACCAATCTGACTAAATACTTGGGCGTGCATCAACAAACGGCTTGGTACCTGGCTCATCGGATACGCAAGGCTATGGTGCCTAAGCGTGAGAAGTTTGCAGGTCCGGTTGAGGTCGATGAGACATACGTGGGCGGCTCAGACTACAACCGGCACTTTGACCAGCGTCTAGGCAAATACGCTGGAAAGGTGGCTGTCATAGGGATACTTGATCGTCCTACTAAGCAGGTTAGGGCGCATGTGATAGAGAACGCTGACCGACGCACCATGCATAACTACGTGGTAAAGCGTACAGAGCGTAGTGCAGTGGTTTATAGTGACGAGCATCAAGGCTATGCCAAGCTCCCACGTGAGCATCACACCGTGACTCATAGTTGGGGAGTCTACGCTCGAGGCCGCGTTTCCACTAACGGCATTGAAGCGTTCTGGTCCATATTGAAGAGGAGCTATAAGGGGACGTATCATACTCTTAGCCGTAAGCACCTAAACCGCTACCTGGCGGAATTCAGTAGTCGGCACAACGACCGTGCGCTTGACGCTGTAGACCGTATAGGGAAGATAATCAAGGCGATGGAGGGCAAGCGGCTGCGCTATCAAGACCTAGTAGGAGCTAAGTGA